In Candidatus Palauibacter soopunensis, the following are encoded in one genomic region:
- the purS gene encoding phosphoribosylformylglycinamidine synthase subunit PurS, which produces MSRVWSVDVRVTPREGILDPAGETIRRALGNLGYEGVHSVRAGRLIRLEVEADGAEAARASTEKMCEQLIANPIIEDYVVRVREG; this is translated from the coding sequence ATGAGCCGGGTCTGGTCCGTGGATGTCCGGGTCACGCCGCGGGAGGGGATCCTCGATCCGGCGGGGGAAACGATCCGCCGGGCGCTCGGGAACCTCGGGTACGAGGGCGTCCACTCGGTGCGCGCCGGGCGGCTGATCCGTCTCGAGGTCGAAGCCGACGGAGCGGAGGCCGCCAGGGCTTCCACGGAGAAGATGTGCGAACAACTGATCGCGAACCCGATTATCGAAGACTACGTCGTGCGCGTGCGGGAGGGGTGA
- the purL gene encoding phosphoribosylformylglycinamidine synthase subunit PurL, giving the protein MTRASLERVQARPGDPVMSAALVAEHGLSPEEWEQILGFMGREPTFTELGVFSAMWSEHCGYKNSRPLLRTLPTESAAVVQGPGENAGVIDVGGGWGVAFKIESHNHPSAVEPYQGAATGSGGILRDVFTMGARPIAIFDSLHFGSLDSPQSRYLFDGVVRGVGDYGNCVGVPTVGGEAIFDPAYERNPLINVMCIGVLPLERLIRGEAEGVGNPVMAVGARTGRDGIHGATFASEELDEEAVDSRPQVQVGDPFTEKLLLEASLELIERDLLVGIQDMGAAGLTSSGTEMAARSGSGIDIDVAYLPVREEGMTPYEMLLSESQERMLLVAKPEHEGAVREVLERWDLQAATIGQVTDDGMFRVREDGVVRVEIPVKPLVDDCPTYVREGVMSPAVAEARSADLGPYASFESDRDVDAALRTLLDAPSIASRRWIYEQYDTTVQTNTLEGPGSDAAVLRLPADGRALAASTDGNGRHTWLDPRTGGRAAVAEAARNVACSGARPLAVTNCLNFGSPLRPEVYFQLAGAVEGMGEACRALRTPVTGGNVSLYNETGGQPVYPTPVIGMLGVIEDLERRVPSAFQREGDEIWVAGVTRDEIGGSEYLAACHGLVAGLPPALELGEAAALVDFLVEGAADGAFASAHDCSDGGLAVALAECAVGAAGGPLGCTVDLDAAPAGADVS; this is encoded by the coding sequence ATGACCCGGGCCTCGCTCGAACGCGTGCAGGCCCGGCCGGGCGATCCGGTGATGAGCGCCGCCCTCGTCGCGGAGCACGGGCTGAGCCCGGAGGAGTGGGAGCAGATCCTCGGTTTCATGGGGCGGGAACCCACCTTCACGGAACTCGGCGTGTTCAGCGCCATGTGGTCGGAACACTGCGGCTACAAGAACTCGCGGCCCCTGCTGCGGACGCTGCCTACGGAGAGCGCCGCCGTCGTCCAGGGCCCGGGGGAGAACGCCGGGGTCATCGACGTGGGCGGCGGATGGGGCGTCGCATTCAAGATCGAGTCCCACAACCATCCCTCGGCCGTAGAACCCTACCAGGGCGCGGCGACGGGGTCGGGCGGGATCCTGCGCGACGTGTTCACGATGGGGGCGCGGCCAATCGCCATCTTCGACAGCCTCCACTTCGGGTCACTCGACTCGCCGCAGTCGCGCTACCTGTTCGATGGGGTCGTGCGCGGGGTCGGCGACTACGGCAACTGCGTCGGGGTCCCCACGGTGGGGGGCGAGGCGATCTTCGACCCGGCCTACGAGCGAAACCCGCTCATCAACGTGATGTGCATCGGTGTCCTCCCGCTCGAGCGCCTCATCCGGGGCGAGGCGGAGGGCGTCGGCAATCCCGTGATGGCCGTCGGCGCCCGCACGGGGCGGGACGGGATCCACGGGGCGACGTTCGCGTCGGAGGAACTCGACGAGGAAGCCGTCGACAGCCGGCCGCAGGTGCAGGTGGGCGATCCGTTCACGGAGAAACTGCTGCTCGAGGCGAGTCTCGAACTCATCGAGCGTGACCTCCTCGTCGGGATCCAGGACATGGGAGCGGCGGGGCTGACCTCGAGCGGTACGGAGATGGCGGCGCGCTCGGGCTCCGGGATCGACATCGACGTGGCGTACCTCCCCGTCCGGGAGGAGGGGATGACGCCCTACGAGATGCTCCTCTCGGAGTCGCAGGAGCGGATGCTCCTCGTCGCGAAGCCCGAACACGAGGGGGCGGTGCGCGAGGTGCTGGAGCGCTGGGACCTGCAGGCGGCGACGATCGGACAGGTGACGGACGACGGGATGTTCCGCGTGCGCGAAGACGGGGTCGTGCGCGTCGAGATCCCGGTGAAGCCGCTGGTGGACGATTGTCCGACGTACGTCCGCGAGGGGGTCATGAGCCCGGCCGTGGCCGAAGCCCGCTCCGCGGACCTCGGCCCGTACGCCTCCTTCGAGTCGGACCGGGACGTGGATGCGGCGCTGCGGACGCTGCTCGACGCCCCCTCTATCGCATCGCGGCGCTGGATCTACGAGCAGTACGACACCACGGTGCAGACGAACACGCTCGAGGGACCGGGTTCCGACGCGGCCGTGCTGCGGCTGCCGGCCGATGGGCGCGCGCTCGCGGCCTCGACGGACGGGAACGGGCGGCACACCTGGCTCGACCCGCGCACGGGGGGCCGCGCGGCGGTCGCCGAGGCGGCGCGTAACGTGGCCTGCTCGGGGGCGCGCCCGCTCGCCGTGACGAACTGCCTGAACTTCGGCAGCCCGCTGCGGCCGGAGGTGTATTTTCAGCTCGCGGGGGCGGTCGAGGGGATGGGAGAGGCGTGCCGCGCGCTGCGCACGCCGGTGACGGGCGGCAACGTATCGCTCTACAACGAGACGGGCGGCCAGCCGGTCTACCCCACGCCGGTCATCGGCATGCTGGGCGTGATCGAGGATCTCGAACGACGCGTCCCCTCGGCGTTCCAGCGCGAAGGCGACGAGATCTGGGTCGCCGGCGTGACCCGCGACGAGATCGGCGGGTCCGAGTATCTCGCGGCCTGCCACGGCCTCGTCGCCGGCCTGCCGCCGGCCCTGGAGCTGGGAGAGGCGGCGGCGCTGGTCGACTTTCTCGTCGAGGGAGCGGCGGACGGGGCGTTCGCGTCGGCGCACGATTGCTCGGACGGAGGGCTTGCGGTCGCGCTTGCGGAGTGCGCGGTGGGGGCGGCGGGCGGGCCGCTCGGCTGCACGGTCGATCTCGACGCGGCGCCCGCCGGGGCGGACGTGTCGG
- the purQ gene encoding phosphoribosylformylglycinamidine synthase subunit PurQ, producing the protein MKVGIVRFPGSNCDADVYRAVTEGLGESATYLWHKSTDLDGVDVVVLPGGFSYGDYLRAGAIARFSPIMGEVIDFARSGGLTLGICNGFQVLCEAHLLPGALVRNRNLRFRCHGVGLRVENAGTPFTSAYAEGDLLHIPIAHGEGQFVAEAATLDELEAENRVVFRYVDRGGQATDAANPNGSARNIAGIANAEGNILGLMPHPERHSLSVLGNTDGLGVFQSLLAAVARGRGRPSAHAPPEAPEFAAGAVAGAGVSS; encoded by the coding sequence ATGAAGGTGGGGATCGTGCGGTTCCCGGGCTCGAACTGCGACGCGGACGTATACCGGGCCGTGACGGAGGGGCTGGGCGAGAGCGCCACCTATTTGTGGCACAAGTCGACGGACCTCGACGGCGTGGATGTTGTCGTGCTGCCGGGCGGGTTCTCGTACGGAGACTACCTGAGGGCGGGGGCCATCGCCCGCTTCAGCCCGATCATGGGCGAAGTCATCGACTTTGCGCGCTCCGGCGGGCTCACGCTCGGGATCTGCAACGGTTTCCAGGTGCTGTGCGAGGCGCACCTCCTCCCGGGGGCCCTCGTCCGCAACCGGAACCTCCGCTTCCGCTGCCACGGCGTCGGGCTTCGGGTGGAGAACGCCGGGACGCCGTTCACGTCGGCCTATGCCGAGGGCGACCTGCTCCACATCCCGATCGCGCACGGCGAGGGCCAGTTCGTCGCCGAAGCCGCGACGCTCGACGAACTCGAGGCGGAGAACCGGGTCGTGTTCCGCTACGTCGACCGGGGCGGGCAGGCGACGGACGCCGCGAACCCCAACGGCTCGGCGCGGAACATCGCCGGGATCGCGAACGCGGAGGGGAACATCCTGGGGCTCATGCCGCACCCGGAGCGCCACTCGCTCTCCGTCCTCGGCAACACGGACGGGCTCGGCGTGTTCCAGTCGCTGCTCGCGGCCGTGGCCCGCGGGAGGGGACGCCCGAGCGCCCACGCGCCGCCGGAGGCGCCGGAATTCGCGGCCGGAGCAGTGGCGGGGGCGGGGGTGTCGTCATGA